One segment of Oscillospiraceae bacterium DNA contains the following:
- the trpS gene encoding tryptophan--tRNA ligase has protein sequence MSSLKTSSFYNEANQTGNILAKKIIFSGMRPTGPLHIGHLSVVQNWAARQDEYECYYAVVDWHALTTGFEDKIPLGELVRAITLDWLSVGLDPEKCAVFVQSAVKEHAELHLLFSMFTPLSWLERVPTYKDQIQQLGRDGKDLHMYGFLGYPLLQAADILTYRAEAVPVGEDQLPHIEFCREVARRFNRLYAPVFPEPQALVGKTPLLPGTDGRKMSKSYGNSIAITASAAEIEAQTRQMVTDPARVRKSDPGHPEVCVAHKFHQIYSAGRIAELEEDCRAGRVGCTACKKELAGAIDGVLAPYRDRRAYWAEGDRVEQVLAAGQARARAAAAETLEAARAAMGLSS, from the coding sequence ATGAGTAGTCTTAAAACAAGCAGCTTTTACAACGAAGCTAACCAAACCGGGAATATTTTGGCCAAAAAAATAATTTTCAGCGGGATGCGGCCGACAGGCCCCCTGCACATCGGGCATTTGAGCGTCGTGCAGAATTGGGCGGCCCGTCAGGATGAATACGAATGTTACTACGCCGTGGTGGACTGGCATGCGCTGACGACCGGGTTTGAGGATAAGATACCGCTGGGGGAGCTTGTGCGGGCCATTACGCTTGATTGGCTCAGCGTGGGTCTGGATCCGGAAAAATGCGCCGTTTTTGTCCAGTCCGCCGTGAAGGAGCACGCGGAACTGCATCTCTTGTTTTCCATGTTCACGCCGCTGTCGTGGCTGGAGCGCGTGCCGACTTACAAGGACCAGATCCAGCAGCTCGGCCGGGACGGCAAGGATCTGCATATGTACGGTTTTTTGGGCTACCCGCTGCTGCAGGCCGCGGACATCCTGACTTACCGGGCCGAGGCCGTGCCGGTCGGCGAGGATCAGCTGCCCCATATCGAGTTTTGCCGTGAAGTGGCCCGCCGGTTCAACCGCCTTTACGCGCCGGTATTCCCGGAACCGCAGGCGCTCGTCGGTAAAACGCCTCTTTTGCCCGGCACGGACGGTCGTAAAATGAGCAAAAGCTACGGCAATTCCATCGCCATCACCGCCTCCGCGGCGGAAATAGAGGCGCAAACGCGGCAGATGGTCACGGATCCGGCCCGCGTGCGCAAAAGCGATCCCGGCCATCCGGAAGTGTGCGTCGCCCATAAATTTCATCAAATATATTCCGCCGGCCGGATAGCGGAGCTGGAGGAAGATTGCCGCGCCGGGCGCGTCGGCTGCACCGCCTGCAAGAAGGAATTGGCCGGGGCTATCGACGGGGTGTTGGCGCCGTACCGTGACCGCCGCGCTTATTGGGCGGAGGGAGACCGGGTCGAGCAGGTGCTGGCGGCCGGACAGGCGAGGGCCCGGGCCGCGGCGGCGGAGACGCTGGAAGCCGCGCGGGCGGCGATGGGGCTTAGCTCTTGA